A section of the Triticum dicoccoides isolate Atlit2015 ecotype Zavitan chromosome 7A, WEW_v2.0, whole genome shotgun sequence genome encodes:
- the LOC119328505 gene encoding transcription factor bHLH93-like has protein sequence MELDEQAFLEELFSLRRDATAAWECNAMGDFFSPACAGAAAMDCFQERHQPTVSVLPTFTASFDHPQQQAGVTAAGGFDCLSEVYGGGPFPNAVGGGYGEMGFLAAMDPKAAAAAALVEGGGLGACKMEPGLAAVDGGAFGSGQMAAVPAPASRKKRVEGMPSKNLMAERRRRKRLNDRLSMLRSVVPKISKMDRTSILGDTIDYMKELLERIRRLQEEMEEPHAGPAAAPLLSVFRELNPNEMLARNTPKFEVERKEEDTRVEIYCAAKPGLLLSTVSTLDTLGLDIQQCVVSCFNDFAMHASCSEMQREMISADAIKQELFKNAGYGGGCL, from the exons ATGGAGCTGGACGAGCAGGCCTTCTTGGAGGAGCTCTTCTCGCTGAGGAGGGACGCCACGGCCGCGTGGGAGTGCAATGCCATGGGGGACTTCTTCTCCCCGGCCTGTGCTGGCGCCGCCGCCATGGACTGCTTCCAGGAGCGGCACCAGCCCACCGTCAGCGTGCTGCCCACCTTCACCGCCTCCTTCGACCACCCACAGCAGCAGGCGGGGGTGACCGCGGCTGGGGGGTTCGACTGCCTCAGCGAGGTCTACGGCGGCGGCCCCTTCCCCAATGCCGTCGGCGGCGGGTACGGCGAGATGGGGTTTCTCGCCGCGATGGAccccaaggcggcggcggcggcggctctggtgGAGGGGGGCGGCCTCGGCGCCTGCAAGATGGAGCCCGGGCTggcggcggtggacggcggcgcgtTCGGGTCGGGTCAGATGGCGGCCGTCCCGGCGCCGGCGTCGAGGAAGAAGCGGGTGGAGGGCATGCCGTCCAAGAACCTGATGGCGGAGCGGCGCCGCCGCAAGCGCCTCAACGACCGCCTCTCCATGCTCCGCTCCGTCGTGCCCAAGATCAGCAAG ATGGACAGGACGTCGATCCTGGGGGACACCATCGACTACATGAAGGAGCTGCTGGAGAGGATCCGGCGGCTGCAGGAGGAGATGGAGGAGCCGCATGCCGGTCCGGCGGCGGCGCCGCTGCTGAGCGTGTTCCGGGAGCTCAACCCCAACGAGATGCTCGCCAGGAACACCCCCAAG TTcgaggtggagcgcaaggaggaggacACCCGGGTGGAGATCTACTGCGCGGCCAAGCCGGGGCTGCTGCTGTCGACGGTGAGCACGCTCGACACGCTGGGCCTCGACATCCAGCAGTGCGTCGTCAGCTGCTTCAACGACTTCGCCATGCACGCCTCCTGCTCCGAG ATGCAGAGGGAGATGATCAGCGCGGACGCCATCAAGCAGGAGCTGTTCAAGAACGCCGGCTACGGAGGGGGCTGCTTGTGA